A stretch of Myxococcus hansupus DNA encodes these proteins:
- a CDS encoding fused MFS/spermidine synthase codes for MASLTASRLDVFRAALLVLVTSCATLVLELAAARLLAPFIGASLHTWTSIIGVVLAGISLGSYAGGRLSERGASFRWLAGLTALGAVLALLPLGWVAVLGDGAALRAIPVLPRTFLLTFLGFFPVSFVLAMVTPLALRLLLPDLARAGRIGGLLYALGTLGGLAGNFLTGFVLVAWFPVPTIVLTVAGTLLLCALMALPKASVIAPPVPATPSSGDGVTLEAPRAGVDLRTRPVLACFVVACASFCTLAIELAASRILAPTVGVSLLSWTGIIGVVLMGMALGNFVGGHLADRWPRQGVLAGSLLAAAASCLLIPPVHQWLVVREAFEGLGLQGRIVAYTAAVFLVPVTALGTLSPQVLRLALSDLGQAGRTVGRLSAWSTAGALLGSFLTGWWLIAAVGVYPLVVGASLGLVALAAFVGQVWRTPRLFGATAGTLALAGVFGSLGLFASPCTEETDYFCIKVNPVDYQGRKLLAMQLDQLTHTLVDLKDPSYLGNAYCYIHSEVVRHVATRTAEPRMLMIGGGGYVVPRWVETYVPQVRMEVVEIDPAVTRIALERFGVKPDTRIASFSLDGRQYLQEMAERGAYDLIIQDAVNDLSVPYHLVTREYDELVRSLLKPDGIYLLTVIDEIPRGAFLRAAIRTVQAVFPHVEVLHDARGGSKGQGVYIVAGSRQPMELERLPELLKGMGIERPRTGRVPRAEIDAYLSAGPALVLTDDFAPVDNLLAELFLLREQVAP; via the coding sequence ATGGCCTCTCTCACCGCGTCTCGTCTGGATGTGTTTCGCGCCGCGCTCCTCGTGCTGGTGACGAGCTGCGCCACCCTGGTCCTGGAATTGGCCGCGGCCCGGCTCCTGGCGCCCTTCATTGGCGCCTCGCTCCACACGTGGACGAGCATCATCGGCGTGGTGCTCGCGGGCATCAGTCTGGGCAGCTACGCGGGGGGCCGGTTGTCGGAGCGCGGAGCGTCGTTCCGGTGGCTCGCGGGCCTCACCGCCCTGGGCGCGGTGCTGGCGCTGTTGCCATTGGGGTGGGTGGCCGTGCTGGGCGACGGCGCCGCGCTGCGCGCCATTCCCGTGTTGCCACGCACCTTCCTGCTCACCTTCCTGGGCTTCTTCCCCGTCAGCTTCGTGTTGGCCATGGTGACGCCCCTGGCGCTGCGGCTGCTGTTGCCGGACCTGGCGCGCGCCGGACGCATTGGCGGACTGCTGTACGCGCTGGGGACGCTGGGCGGGCTCGCGGGCAACTTCCTCACGGGCTTCGTGTTGGTGGCGTGGTTCCCCGTGCCCACCATCGTGCTCACCGTGGCGGGCACGTTGCTGCTGTGCGCGCTGATGGCGCTGCCCAAGGCCTCCGTCATCGCGCCGCCCGTCCCGGCAACGCCCTCGTCAGGTGACGGCGTGACGCTGGAGGCGCCGCGAGCCGGCGTGGACCTGCGCACGCGCCCCGTGCTGGCGTGTTTCGTGGTGGCCTGCGCGAGCTTCTGCACGCTCGCCATCGAGCTGGCGGCCAGCCGCATCCTGGCGCCCACCGTGGGTGTGTCGTTGCTGAGCTGGACGGGCATCATTGGCGTGGTGCTGATGGGCATGGCGCTGGGCAACTTCGTGGGCGGGCATCTCGCGGACCGCTGGCCGCGCCAGGGCGTGCTCGCGGGCTCGTTGCTGGCGGCGGCGGCGAGCTGCCTGCTGATTCCGCCCGTCCACCAGTGGCTGGTGGTGAGGGAGGCCTTCGAAGGGCTGGGGCTCCAGGGGCGCATCGTCGCGTACACGGCCGCGGTGTTCCTGGTGCCGGTGACGGCGCTGGGCACCTTGTCGCCGCAGGTGCTCCGGCTGGCGTTGTCCGACCTGGGACAGGCGGGGCGCACGGTGGGCCGGCTGTCCGCGTGGAGCACCGCGGGCGCGCTGCTCGGTTCGTTCCTCACCGGCTGGTGGCTCATCGCCGCAGTGGGCGTCTATCCGTTGGTGGTGGGGGCCAGCCTGGGCCTGGTGGCGCTGGCGGCCTTCGTGGGACAGGTGTGGCGGACGCCGCGGCTCTTCGGCGCCACCGCCGGGACGCTCGCGCTGGCGGGCGTATTCGGTTCGCTGGGGCTGTTCGCGTCACCCTGCACGGAGGAGACGGACTACTTCTGCATCAAGGTCAACCCGGTGGACTACCAGGGCCGCAAGTTGCTGGCCATGCAGTTGGACCAACTGACGCACACCCTGGTGGACTTGAAGGACCCGTCGTACCTGGGCAACGCGTACTGCTACATCCACTCGGAGGTGGTGCGGCACGTGGCCACGCGCACGGCCGAGCCCCGGATGTTGATGATTGGCGGTGGGGGCTACGTGGTGCCGCGCTGGGTGGAGACCTACGTTCCGCAGGTGCGGATGGAGGTGGTGGAGATCGACCCCGCCGTCACGCGCATCGCGTTGGAGCGCTTCGGCGTGAAGCCCGACACGCGCATCGCTTCGTTCAGCCTGGATGGGCGGCAGTACCTCCAGGAGATGGCGGAGCGGGGGGCCTACGACCTCATCATCCAGGACGCCGTCAATGACTTGTCGGTGCCCTACCATCTGGTGACGCGCGAGTACGACGAACTGGTGCGCTCGCTGCTCAAGCCGGACGGCATCTACCTGCTGACCGTCATCGACGAGATTCCCCGTGGCGCCTTCCTGCGCGCGGCCATCCGGACGGTGCAGGCGGTCTTCCCCCACGTGGAGGTGCTCCACGATGCCCGCGGCGGCTCGAAGGGGCAGGGCGTCTACATCGTCGCGGGCTCGCGGCAGCCCATGGAGTTGGAGCGCCTGCCGGAGCTGTTGAAGGGCATGGGCATCGAACGGCCCCGCACGGGCCGGGTGCCCCGCGCGGAAATCGACGCATACCTGTCGGCGGGCCCCGCGTTGGTGCTGACGGATGACTTCGCCCCGGTGGACAACCTGCTCGCGGAGCTGTTCC
- a CDS encoding Kelch repeat-containing protein translates to MTSTPPVQRIPYPGLWLDAFTLTAVPGGALVVGGQVWSAQGGGTTPATVASAMRWDAGTNTWETLAPMPLPRQGHAAVPLPDGHVLIVGGRNNTELEMPGTLFWEPDTRRFREGPPLLAARDRPVAVALPDGAVLVLGADHDNTDLERGTRAELLRPGASAWEPAGQTVRLFHPGPVCVSGEHVVIAGGRDNGFGFAIIEGTHFAPPLDRNTELWQPGTRTWRTSQPLTASRDEPQGVTLSDGRILVVGGWHQGQLLGTAEVWDPAREQWTPTGELTDLRSSVVLAALPDGRAGAFGGLGQKNFEASSTVELWSPDTGAWTPGPPMSAAVSDHRVTVLDDGTVLVVGLIRKQPDGMLETVSLRWNP, encoded by the coding sequence ATGACCTCGACACCGCCCGTCCAGCGCATCCCCTACCCTGGCCTCTGGCTCGACGCCTTCACCCTGACGGCCGTGCCCGGCGGCGCGCTCGTGGTGGGCGGACAGGTCTGGAGCGCGCAGGGCGGCGGCACCACGCCCGCGACCGTCGCCAGCGCGATGCGGTGGGACGCGGGGACGAACACCTGGGAGACGCTGGCCCCCATGCCGCTGCCCCGGCAAGGCCACGCCGCGGTGCCCCTGCCCGATGGGCACGTGCTCATCGTGGGCGGGCGGAACAACACCGAACTGGAGATGCCGGGCACACTCTTCTGGGAGCCCGACACCCGGCGCTTCAGGGAAGGCCCCCCGTTGCTCGCGGCGAGGGACCGGCCCGTCGCGGTGGCCCTGCCGGATGGCGCCGTCCTCGTGCTGGGCGCCGACCATGACAACACCGACCTGGAGCGGGGAACCCGGGCGGAGCTGCTCCGGCCGGGCGCCTCGGCCTGGGAGCCCGCGGGGCAGACGGTGCGCCTGTTCCACCCCGGGCCCGTGTGCGTGAGCGGCGAGCACGTCGTCATCGCGGGAGGCCGGGACAACGGCTTCGGCTTCGCCATCATCGAGGGCACCCACTTCGCGCCACCGCTCGACCGGAACACGGAGCTCTGGCAGCCCGGCACGCGCACCTGGCGGACGTCTCAGCCGCTCACGGCGTCTCGCGACGAGCCCCAGGGCGTCACACTCTCCGACGGGCGCATCCTCGTCGTGGGCGGGTGGCACCAAGGGCAACTGCTGGGCACCGCGGAGGTCTGGGACCCGGCCCGTGAACAGTGGACGCCCACCGGAGAACTCACCGACCTGCGCTCCAGCGTCGTGCTGGCCGCGCTTCCGGACGGACGGGCGGGCGCGTTCGGCGGGCTCGGACAGAAGAACTTCGAGGCCTCGTCCACGGTGGAGCTGTGGTCGCCGGACACGGGCGCCTGGACACCCGGACCGCCCATGAGCGCCGCCGTGTCCGACCACCGCGTCACCGTCCTGGACGACGGAACCGTCCTGGTGGTCGGCCTCATCCGCAAGCAGCCCGACGGAATGCTGGAGACCGTATCGCTGAGGTGGAACCCCTGA
- a CDS encoding SAM-dependent methyltransferase, producing MDSEALARIPGVNPNIPNAARIYDYTLGGTHHFEADRQAAEFMFSLLPATPKWVRMLRACLRTAAQRLSADGFHHWVDFASGLPTGDHVHAVLPDMRVLYSDVNPLTITTAQHLLGNTPNARYLECDIRKAGDFLRRTDVEAILQGERRVAFGANGITVFLTAEENRKFFRDLYDWAAPGSKLFTTFETKTPGLTTPQWEQFENTFRQMGESFQLYSLPEYLDLCGPWARDATGVLPVSEFLGLPPGHITEADREGVGIEFYAVVLEKR from the coding sequence ATGGATTCCGAAGCGCTCGCCCGCATCCCGGGCGTCAATCCGAACATCCCCAACGCCGCCCGCATCTACGACTACACGTTGGGTGGGACGCATCACTTCGAAGCGGACCGGCAAGCGGCGGAGTTCATGTTCTCGCTGCTGCCCGCCACGCCGAAGTGGGTGCGCATGCTGCGCGCCTGCCTGCGCACCGCCGCGCAGCGCCTGTCCGCCGATGGCTTCCATCACTGGGTGGACTTCGCGTCCGGACTGCCCACCGGGGACCATGTCCACGCCGTGCTGCCCGACATGCGCGTGCTCTACAGCGACGTCAATCCCCTCACCATCACCACCGCCCAGCATCTGCTGGGCAACACGCCGAACGCGCGCTACCTGGAATGCGACATCCGGAAGGCCGGAGACTTCCTGCGCCGGACGGATGTGGAGGCCATCCTCCAGGGTGAGCGTCGTGTCGCCTTTGGCGCCAATGGCATCACCGTGTTCCTGACCGCGGAGGAGAACCGCAAGTTCTTCCGTGACCTCTACGACTGGGCGGCGCCGGGCTCGAAGCTCTTCACCACCTTCGAAACGAAGACACCCGGCCTCACCACGCCCCAGTGGGAACAGTTCGAAAACACGTTCCGGCAGATGGGCGAGTCCTTCCAGCTCTACTCCCTGCCCGAATACCTGGACCTGTGTGGCCCCTGGGCACGAGACGCCACGGGGGTGCTGCCCGTCAGTGAATTCCTGGGGCTCCCTCCGGGGCACATCACCGAAGCGGACCGGGAAGGCGTGGGCATCGAGTTCTACGCCGTCGTCCTGGAGAAGCGCTGA
- a CDS encoding DUF4215 domain-containing protein, giving the protein MVNPPRGTRLASALLASLFFTLVACNSGGGSAKPDAGTDPVLDGSTPDDGGTTCGDGQRQEGETCDDGNRVSGDGCDSSCQIEGGYLCETPGQPCVRLVNCGNGVVEDGEQCDDRNVISGDGCDGSCRTEPGWACPEQGGRCRAAACGDGIIAGDEECEDGNTANGDGCNEFCRLEDGWKCPPGEPCSRTTCGDGIVEGTEQCDDGNTVMGDGCSPLCTKEPRCTDGNCEETCGDGLILPGSTVEQCDDGNTRANDGCSPTCQLEEGFACVLIEQEPPAQVTIPVVYRDFRGWDLPAGNGLPRGHEDFQNRNAGRENGIVENRLDANGRPVYAKEGQQSNNTSNRANFNQWYTEVPNVNKTVVSTFVLSRQQNGSYVFDQDAFFPLDQEPLYSQGWVAAGHERTRRDLLGQQRNFHFTSEVRYWFEYKGSEVLTFRGDDDVWVFVNGRLALDLGGVHGPENGTINVANQATALGLRIGGIYEVVVFQAERHTEGSSYRLTLNNFLTARSECSATCGNGVVDEGEDCDDGFAGNTGEYGQCGRNCLWGPRCGDGIEQTEYGEECDDGNTVSRDGCSSTCKLEIG; this is encoded by the coding sequence ATGGTGAACCCCCCTCGCGGAACACGGCTGGCGAGCGCGTTGCTCGCATCTCTTTTCTTCACGTTGGTCGCATGTAACAGCGGGGGAGGGTCGGCGAAGCCAGATGCCGGCACGGACCCGGTGCTCGACGGGTCCACGCCGGATGATGGCGGCACGACCTGTGGTGATGGCCAGCGCCAGGAAGGCGAGACCTGCGACGACGGCAACCGGGTGAGCGGTGACGGCTGCGACTCGAGCTGTCAGATCGAGGGCGGCTACCTCTGCGAGACGCCGGGCCAGCCGTGCGTGCGCCTGGTGAACTGCGGCAACGGCGTCGTCGAGGACGGCGAACAGTGCGACGACCGGAACGTCATCAGCGGTGACGGGTGCGACGGAAGCTGCCGCACCGAGCCGGGGTGGGCGTGCCCGGAGCAGGGCGGCCGGTGCCGCGCGGCGGCGTGTGGTGACGGCATCATCGCCGGTGACGAGGAGTGCGAGGACGGCAACACGGCGAACGGCGACGGCTGCAACGAGTTCTGCCGGCTCGAGGATGGCTGGAAGTGCCCGCCGGGTGAGCCGTGCAGCCGCACCACGTGCGGTGACGGCATCGTCGAGGGCACCGAGCAGTGCGACGACGGCAACACCGTGATGGGTGACGGTTGCTCGCCGCTGTGCACCAAGGAGCCGCGCTGCACCGACGGCAACTGCGAGGAGACGTGCGGTGACGGCCTCATCCTCCCCGGCAGCACCGTGGAGCAGTGCGACGACGGCAACACGCGCGCCAACGACGGCTGCAGCCCGACCTGCCAGTTGGAGGAGGGCTTCGCGTGCGTGCTCATCGAGCAGGAGCCGCCGGCGCAGGTGACCATCCCCGTCGTCTACCGTGACTTCCGCGGGTGGGACCTGCCGGCGGGCAACGGCCTGCCCCGGGGCCACGAGGACTTCCAGAACCGGAACGCGGGCCGGGAGAACGGCATCGTCGAGAATCGGCTCGATGCCAACGGCCGCCCCGTCTACGCGAAGGAAGGTCAGCAGTCGAACAACACCAGCAACCGGGCCAACTTCAACCAGTGGTACACGGAGGTCCCGAACGTCAACAAGACCGTCGTCAGCACCTTCGTGCTGAGCCGGCAGCAAAACGGCTCGTACGTGTTCGACCAGGACGCGTTCTTCCCGCTCGACCAGGAGCCCCTCTACAGCCAGGGCTGGGTGGCCGCGGGGCATGAGCGGACGCGCCGCGACCTCCTGGGTCAGCAGCGCAACTTCCACTTCACCAGCGAGGTCCGCTACTGGTTCGAGTACAAGGGCTCCGAGGTGCTGACGTTCCGCGGCGACGACGACGTGTGGGTGTTCGTCAACGGCCGGCTGGCGCTGGACCTGGGCGGCGTGCACGGCCCGGAGAACGGCACCATCAACGTGGCGAACCAGGCGACCGCGCTGGGCCTGCGGATCGGTGGCATCTACGAGGTGGTGGTGTTCCAGGCCGAGCGCCACACCGAGGGCTCCTCGTACCGCCTCACGCTCAACAACTTCCTCACGGCCCGCTCCGAGTGCTCCGCCACCTGCGGCAACGGCGTCGTGGACGAGGGTGAGGATTGCGACGATGGCTTCGCGGGGAACACGGGCGAGTATGGCCAGTGCGGCCGCAACTGCCTCTGGGGCCCGCGCTGCGGCGACGGCATCGAGCAGACTGAGTACGGCGAGGAGTGCGACGACGGCAACACCGTCAGCCGCGACGGCTGCAGCTCCACCTGCAAGCTGGAGATTGGCTGA
- a CDS encoding M20 family peptidase, with the protein MKRILLSLLAVVVVLAGVLLTKAARFTSRQAQPETAAPFTVDADAAAARLGGALRLKTLAASEGKPAEDAAFAALHAYIQEQYPRIHQTLKREPVGAHSVLYTWAGSDASLRPAMLMGHLDVVPVEPGTEATWTHPPYSGLVAEGYVWGRGALDDKGSVFGILESVEALLAAGFQPRRTVLLAFGGDEEVGGHEGAETLARQLREQGVTLESVLDEGGMIVSGTVPGVASPVALVGVAEKGFASAELIVNGEGGHSSMPPPQTAVGVLSRAISRLEDSPMPAHLRGGSRALFEFAGPEMGFGMRVLFANLWLFEPLVLRQLTGKATTNAAVRTTTAATMFEGSERDNVLPARARAVVNFRILPGDSVESVLEHVRDAVDDPRVKVSTLGFVSEPSPVSRTDSEAWTQLLRSVRQVFPDVVVAPYLMLGASDSRYFTGLSENVYRFMPLRLDSADLSRLHGKDERVSVQGYADAVRFYAQYVRNVAH; encoded by the coding sequence ATGAAACGCATCCTCCTGTCGCTGCTGGCCGTCGTCGTTGTCCTCGCGGGGGTCCTTCTCACGAAGGCGGCCCGCTTCACTTCGCGGCAGGCGCAGCCGGAGACGGCCGCGCCCTTCACCGTGGACGCTGACGCCGCGGCGGCGAGGCTGGGAGGCGCGCTGCGCTTGAAGACGCTGGCCGCGTCCGAAGGGAAGCCCGCGGAGGACGCCGCCTTCGCCGCGCTCCATGCGTACATCCAGGAGCAGTACCCCCGCATCCACCAGACGCTGAAGCGTGAGCCGGTGGGAGCGCACTCGGTGCTGTACACGTGGGCGGGCTCGGACGCGTCGCTGCGGCCAGCGATGCTGATGGGGCACCTGGACGTGGTGCCCGTGGAGCCCGGCACGGAGGCGACCTGGACGCATCCGCCGTACAGCGGGCTGGTGGCGGAGGGCTACGTCTGGGGCCGCGGCGCGCTGGACGACAAGGGCAGCGTCTTCGGCATCCTGGAGTCGGTGGAGGCGCTGCTCGCGGCGGGCTTCCAGCCCCGGCGCACGGTGCTGCTCGCCTTCGGTGGGGACGAAGAGGTGGGCGGGCACGAGGGCGCGGAGACGCTGGCCCGGCAGCTTCGCGAGCAGGGCGTGACGCTGGAGTCCGTGCTGGATGAGGGCGGGATGATTGTGTCCGGCACCGTGCCCGGCGTGGCCTCTCCCGTGGCCCTGGTGGGGGTGGCGGAGAAGGGCTTCGCCAGCGCCGAGCTCATCGTGAACGGCGAGGGCGGCCACTCGTCCATGCCGCCGCCCCAGACGGCCGTGGGGGTGCTGAGCCGCGCCATCTCCCGGCTGGAGGACTCGCCCATGCCGGCGCACCTGCGCGGTGGCAGCCGGGCGCTCTTCGAGTTCGCGGGGCCGGAGATGGGCTTCGGCATGCGGGTGCTCTTCGCCAACCTGTGGCTGTTCGAGCCGCTGGTGCTGCGCCAGCTCACCGGGAAGGCCACCACCAACGCGGCGGTGCGCACGACGACGGCGGCCACCATGTTCGAGGGCAGCGAGCGCGACAACGTCCTGCCCGCCCGCGCCCGCGCGGTGGTGAACTTCCGCATTCTTCCAGGGGACTCCGTCGAAAGCGTGCTGGAGCACGTGCGCGACGCGGTGGACGACCCTCGGGTGAAGGTCAGCACCCTGGGGTTCGTCAGCGAGCCCTCGCCGGTGTCGCGCACGGACTCCGAGGCGTGGACCCAGCTCCTGCGCAGCGTGCGCCAGGTGTTCCCCGACGTCGTCGTCGCCCCGTACCTCATGCTGGGCGCGTCCGACTCGCGTTACTTCACCGGGCTGAGCGAGAACGTCTACCGCTTCATGCCTCTGCGCCTGGACAGCGCCGACCTGTCACGGCTTCATGGCAAGGACGAGCGCGTCTCCGTGCAGGGCTACGCGGACGCCGTGCGTTTCTATGCGCAGTACGTTCGCAACGTCGCCCACTGA
- a CDS encoding glycosyl hydrolase family 18 protein encodes MGNPSAVWKQRWLGLMVGFLAACMGGGAEGPGLPEAPHTATAQAADAEALVTWLPPSRDGGFPLMYYIVRCEPACGGAIVTSEQFQATVRGLHNGFAYTFKVSAVNINGEGPASVQTELVTPQPGLSIPNPTVPGQPRSVRATPGNGHAYVSWLAPASYGGRPLHQYRLTAAPGNVSVTVDAPAASAVIPGLVNGVPYRITVAAINEKGQGPVATANTVQPRAGGEPTEWVTGYFVGYQLWMQPVDAVDVTGLTHLVVGRVKPNPNGTLNANFDANIDESHGRSMAKALAARAHQQGRKALLMLGGFGEHQNFIHAASEAQRAHFIRNIIQLMDELGYDGIDVDWEPIILAADIPEGAPMQPDDGEPLLALLDGLRAARPDIILTVPVDWLNSNFPMSRYRADFMKRLASRVDQLNIMSYKMSGHWGGWESWHSSPLYGHSQFHPTSVSHSVEGYLEAGVPAGRLGLGIGFFGTCWGGVTEPHTPLDGREGVFEGQSDNFMSYTNIMTHYYRAEASRWDDEAQVPYLSFPDGNGPGLCNYVSYEDPRSLSVKGAYAREKNLGGAIIWTISQGHFLQPENGHRDPLMDAVKHAFLDP; translated from the coding sequence GTGGGAAATCCATCCGCGGTGTGGAAGCAGCGCTGGCTCGGCCTGATGGTGGGGTTTCTGGCCGCGTGCATGGGCGGTGGGGCGGAGGGTCCCGGTCTCCCCGAAGCCCCGCATACCGCGACAGCCCAGGCCGCGGACGCCGAGGCCCTGGTGACGTGGCTGCCGCCCTCGCGGGACGGTGGCTTTCCCCTCATGTACTACATCGTGCGGTGTGAGCCCGCGTGCGGCGGCGCCATCGTCACGTCGGAGCAGTTCCAGGCCACCGTGCGAGGCCTCCACAACGGCTTCGCGTACACCTTCAAGGTGTCGGCGGTGAACATCAACGGCGAAGGCCCGGCCTCGGTGCAGACGGAGCTGGTGACGCCGCAGCCCGGGCTGTCCATTCCGAACCCCACCGTGCCCGGCCAGCCCCGCTCCGTGCGCGCCACGCCGGGCAACGGGCACGCCTACGTGAGCTGGCTGGCCCCCGCCAGCTACGGCGGCCGGCCGCTGCACCAGTACCGGCTCACCGCGGCGCCCGGCAATGTGTCGGTGACGGTGGACGCGCCGGCCGCGAGCGCCGTCATCCCCGGGCTGGTCAACGGCGTGCCGTACCGCATCACCGTGGCGGCCATCAACGAGAAGGGCCAGGGCCCCGTCGCCACCGCCAACACGGTGCAGCCCCGCGCCGGCGGCGAGCCCACCGAATGGGTGACGGGCTACTTCGTGGGCTACCAGCTCTGGATGCAGCCGGTGGACGCGGTGGACGTGACGGGCCTCACGCACCTCGTGGTGGGCCGCGTGAAGCCGAACCCCAACGGCACGCTGAACGCGAACTTCGACGCCAACATCGACGAGAGCCACGGGCGCTCCATGGCCAAGGCGCTGGCGGCGCGCGCGCACCAGCAGGGACGCAAGGCCCTGCTCATGCTGGGCGGCTTCGGCGAGCACCAGAACTTCATCCACGCCGCCTCCGAGGCCCAGCGCGCGCACTTCATCCGCAACATCATCCAGCTCATGGACGAGCTGGGCTACGACGGCATCGACGTGGACTGGGAGCCCATCATCCTGGCCGCGGACATCCCGGAGGGCGCGCCCATGCAGCCCGACGACGGCGAGCCGCTGCTGGCGCTGCTGGACGGCCTGCGCGCGGCCCGCCCCGACATCATCCTCACGGTGCCGGTGGACTGGCTGAACTCCAACTTCCCCATGAGCCGGTACCGCGCGGACTTCATGAAGCGGCTGGCCTCGCGCGTCGACCAGCTCAACATCATGTCCTACAAGATGAGCGGGCACTGGGGCGGCTGGGAGAGCTGGCACTCCAGCCCGCTCTACGGCCACTCCCAGTTCCACCCCACCTCCGTCTCGCACTCCGTGGAGGGCTACCTGGAGGCGGGCGTCCCCGCGGGGCGGCTGGGCCTGGGCATCGGTTTCTTCGGGACGTGCTGGGGCGGCGTGACGGAGCCGCACACGCCGCTCGACGGCCGCGAGGGCGTGTTCGAGGGCCAGAGCGACAACTTCATGAGCTACACCAACATCATGACGCACTACTACCGGGCGGAAGCCAGCCGCTGGGACGACGAGGCCCAGGTGCCCTACCTCTCGTTCCCCGACGGCAACGGCCCGGGGCTGTGCAACTACGTCTCCTACGAGGACCCGCGCTCGCTCTCCGTGAAGGGCGCGTACGCGAGGGAGAAGAACCTGGGCGGCGCCATCATCTGGACCATCAGCCAGGGGCACTTCCTCCAGCCGGAGAACGGGCACAGGGACCCGCTGATGGACGCGGTGAAACACGCCTTCCTGGACCCGTGA
- the thiD gene encoding bifunctional hydroxymethylpyrimidine kinase/phosphomethylpyrimidine kinase, translated as MAAMETSKSVATALTIAGSDSGGGAGIQADLSTFAFHRVHGTSALTAITAQNTQGVTRVDVLPPESVAAQIDAVASDIGAGAVKTGMLVNPAIITTVAQRLRALGLGPLVVDPVMVSRAGARLIDDAAVGALKELLLPLATVATPNRHEAELLAGMTLETLEDMQEAARRIHRLGPQAVLVKGGGMTGALRGTDVWFDGARMETLHLRAVDTRNTHGTGCTLSAAIAAHLALGQSPLEATRRAKDYVTAALEHPLALGKGPGPFSHFFPLEG; from the coding sequence ATGGCGGCCATGGAGACTTCGAAGTCCGTGGCCACCGCGCTCACCATCGCCGGCTCCGACAGCGGCGGCGGCGCCGGCATCCAGGCCGACCTGAGCACCTTCGCCTTCCACCGCGTCCATGGCACCAGCGCCCTGACGGCCATCACCGCGCAGAACACGCAGGGCGTCACCCGCGTGGACGTGCTGCCCCCGGAGTCCGTCGCCGCGCAAATCGACGCGGTGGCCTCCGACATCGGCGCGGGCGCCGTGAAGACGGGCATGCTCGTCAACCCGGCCATCATCACCACCGTGGCCCAGCGCCTGCGCGCGCTGGGCCTGGGCCCGCTGGTGGTGGACCCCGTCATGGTGTCCCGCGCCGGCGCGCGCCTCATCGACGACGCGGCCGTGGGCGCCCTCAAGGAGCTGCTGCTGCCCCTGGCCACGGTGGCCACGCCCAACCGTCATGAGGCGGAGCTGCTCGCCGGCATGACGCTGGAGACGCTGGAGGACATGCAGGAGGCCGCGCGCCGCATCCACCGCCTGGGCCCCCAGGCCGTGCTGGTGAAGGGCGGCGGCATGACGGGCGCGCTGCGCGGCACCGACGTCTGGTTCGACGGCGCGCGGATGGAGACGCTGCACCTGCGCGCCGTGGACACCCGCAACACCCACGGCACCGGCTGCACGCTGTCGGCGGCCATCGCCGCGCACCTGGCGCTGGGACAGTCGCCGCTGGAGGCCACGCGGCGCGCGAAGGACTACGTCACCGCCGCGCTGGAACACCCGCTGGCCCTGGGCAAGGGCCCGGGCCCCTTCAGCCACTTCTTCCCGCTGGAGGGGTAG